In Brassica napus cultivar Da-Ae chromosome C2, Da-Ae, whole genome shotgun sequence, the sequence AAGAGACAGTTGGTTCAGATCCAGTCTGGGGATCAGTTTCATGCCCTGATATAGGACCAGTTTCTATTTGAGTGGCTGCTCCTACCATCTCTTCTTGAGGAGTCATAGTGATGTCCACAGATTTGGCAGCAGCAACAGTTTGAGAAGGGTACCTAGCTCCACGAACAGAGCGTTGGACAGTAGGGTATTTGAACTTAGGGGCGGCCGGGGAGGAAGTTAAGGGTGGGTAATCTTGGGGCGACAGGGGGGAGGTTGGGTCTAGAGGGTCTGGGGGAAGGTCAGGCTGAGGGGGTGGGTCACCAGTAACAGACGACGGCGGACTAGAGCCGGAAGAGCGGCCAGGAACTCTACAAGGGTTCTGCATTGGGAAGCGAGTCAGAGAGCTTTTGACTTTTTTAGCTTTATTGACACTTATCCTCGGTAATCTTCATCTGCATCTTCTCATGGTGTAACAGCGTAACTCATGTAAACTCCATAACTTTAATGTAAGCTTTTTAGAATATCACATAACGCGCCAAACGAGTGGATTGGTACATGAATTGAATCACATAAATCAACGGCGTTTTGTGCAACTCCTATAAATTGaagtaattaaaaaattagagcAGCCGCATTAATGAACCCCCGGTTGGGGTTcatcatttgaattttttattatttttttttcatttttcgtttgtttttaaatatatatatatatatatatatattgaccaATAGCGGGCCGCCACGTTGCGTGGGGCCCGCTGAACAGTAACGACCCGGGTTCATGCAGAAGGGGCGTGGCGAGACAGAATCGTGACTGTagcattttttaataattttttttttcgggaaGCGTGTGAACCCCCTATTGAACCTCTAATGCGGCTGCTCTTAGcgctttaattttttcattattCAAGTGAGACTGTGTCTATCCTTTATATAGATGGAAAAGTCAATATTCTTCTTTTATGTCCAAGTTAGGTGTCCGGTTCGTATTATAGACATTAACCCGCTCAACCCACTGACCAAGATGGGCTCATACTTGGGCCGCATTAACTGTTATCAGATGCAAACCCAAAAAGAGAGACGAGTAGCAAAAGTAAAACAAATTTTGATCGAAGTAAAGGATTATACAAGAATCACGGACATCATTCATTATGTCTGCAAGCTCAGCTCTCTGCAACTGTCTCAACCCGAGACGCATACACTGcctaggcctgggcataaaaTTCGGaatccgaaatccgaaccgaacccgaaccgaaaaatccgacccgttatccgacccgaaatgtaaaaatacccgaacggatcTTGTAGtgtggtacaaaaaatatctaaacccgaagtgttattaaccgaacccgaacgggtaacccaaaaatccgaaattaatagttaatataaatattttgaaatatatataagtatttcaattattaaattcaaaatttatggtaatatgatatataataataaatattaaatttttaataaataatttaagtgcacaattagttatatataagtattttataatttgctcattaaaataaaaaagtctactctctataaggcaatacatattgtttacaaataatgtttgttttcatgcttgatttaacatttttttgttattttatcaattttatgtgtgatagattaatttttattcaatttagatgtttttctttatgttttgcttaagtttttgtttttttttacttcggttatatccgaaccgaaccgatataacccgaatccgtacgatatatgattactttatgggttttaagacgcaatacaattttgaaccgaacccgaagtgttattatccaAACCCGACCCgtattaacaaaattttagtaTGAGACCTAGAAGCGTAAACTCGAAAACTCGAAAAATCCGACCCGAacgccaacgggtacccgaacgcccatgccTAACTCTGCATGTGCtactaaagaaaaacaaagtatGTTCAACGCAGGCACGGAACCATaggtaactttttttgtttttgttttttttgtttgatagaaaaaaaattaattaaaagccgaaccaatcgcggaccgtcACGTGTCAGTGAGATCCGCAAACAGTGAAAGCAACAAAGAAAGATCAGTCCTTATTTCCTTACTTTTGTGATCGGTTTTAAAAGCTTTTGTGGAGAAATAAACCTAGTTATAACCAGAGATAAACATGATCTTAAAACTCTATCATCCATAAGTTTTTTTCACTACAATGAACTTTGCTTTTACTACAATCTTATTAACCACGGAACTTATCATCAACAAGATGAACCAACCAGGTCAAAGAAGTAAGGAAAACACGACCTGAACCAGCAGAAGAAAGCTTATCATGACTTCATACGATCTTCACCGGAGGAAAGCGACTCTCCTAATTCCTGACTCTGATACCAAAACCGATAAGAGTACTAGACTAAAGCCTAATAAAGACAAGCACATTTTGACATATACAATCTATCAATAACGCCTGTGCATATAAGAGACTCACACCACCTACAATCATAGGTTCCCTTCCCTCTTCGATCCAAGTACCATATCATATGGCTATTCCTTGTTCTCCAACAGAATCATTCTCACATGCATCTTCAACCTTCGCAGTTCCCACTTCATTTTCCTTACTCTGATCCATACCAACCATAACCCGATCAGCTTCCTCACACTGTCCACCTGAAACTTCCCTAACAACCTTCTCACCCTGTTCCTTACCTTCAACTTCTTTCACCGCAGACTCATCCCTAGCCGCAACTTCCTGCATACAAACATCTTCTGCACCTACATGATTCTCCTTGGTGTCACCACTAGTACGAGCATCAGAGCCCCCAGTGTCATCaccctcatcactcccagaCTCATTCTCAACAACTTCCTCATTACCAACCACGCTCCTCGTCTCAAGAAACTGCAACCTCCTCCTCAAATCCCCCAACTCCCTTTCCATCAAGAACAGCCTCTCCTTCAAAGTCAAATTCTCTTCCTCCAGCTGCGCAATATGACTATCCTGATCATCAACTCGATTCTCCAACACATTGTTGTAATCAGACCCGCCGCAGCTCGGATAAATCATCTCAAACCGGCTCAGATCATGGTCCAATCTCCTCTCAACTTCAACATGCTCCTCCACATCACTCTCACTCGATCCtccctcatcatcatcatcgtcgtcgtcatggCCATCAGGTCGCAGCCTAATCAGCCCCTTCATTGAGCCGTAACCGTCAACGCCCCACTCCTCCTTCGCCATATCTCCCAACACCTCCCTAGACGGAGAAAACATCGGCGTGGGGAGTACTGCCGGCGTCACGGGGCACGGAGACACCAGATCCGCGATTCCGCCGGATTTCTTGGCGCGGATGATAAACGACGTCGTGTTCCTCGGAGCGTAAGGGACGTAacggttgttgttgttgttgttgttaccgTACTTCTTCTTGGGGTAaaactttttagtttttagcCGGTTCTGAGTCTGCAGCTCGTTGAGCGGCGGCGGCTTGTAACCGCCTCCGATCTGAGGATTGTAGGTCCTCCTGATTGGATCCCTCATCTTCTTTCCTTTCCAATTGCTGTTGTTGCGGTTCGTTTTCGAGGAGAAGTTGTTACGGTACTCGCTAGGGTTAGGGTTGAAGCTCCGGGGATTCATCATCAGAGGCTGGTTGTTGTTCATCATAACCGGTGGCTGCTGGTTCATCATACCGATAATTGGATGGTTTAAGCCTTGAGACTGGTTCAGCAAGGGATTCTGGTTCATCATAACCGGGTTCATCCTTTGCGGATGCGGAAGCTGAGGTGGAGGATTCATGAGCTTAGATGGATCGTTCATTCAACACACACAAACACTAACGGAAACTAATTtggataaaaaaacaaaaaaaaaaaacacacaaaaagctAATTTCTCAGAATCTCAGAGATCAATATGAGTGCTTGGAAGTGCAATCCCCAAATACAAACCCCACAGATCAATCAAACAAAGTCAACAAGAGAACTTTCTCGAATTTAAGTTTCGGTGATTGGGATGTAGCTCGATTTCGTATTTAGAGTTTTCTTTGTTCaatttaatatgaaaattttgggaGTTGAGAATCTTCTGTAATTTGGATCTGGGGACTTGGGAAATGATGAAAGGAACTTGCttatgagagatgatgagagatTCTTTAAATAGAGGCCAAGGAAGCCTCGCTGGGCTAATCAACGACGGAGATGCGATACGTTGAATCCAAcggttttgatttatttgtttcaaGGGTTACGTCGGTTACGGGGTTCTTTGATTATTATTAGGCTATTAGCTAATAATTATAGTCATTTCTCATTTTGTAAATCTAACTCTAATAACTTTGAAAATTGGCAATAAATCTGACATATTTTTCTGTAGTTAGCTGTAATAAAACTTGCTGAAGTAATAAATatgtgttttgagttttgagtgaatgaatatatacaaaaacaaaaaagaatgaATATATACATTAATCACAAAATTGGAGTAATAGCTCCTATAATAAATCACCCAGGGAAAAAGTCAACATTTTATGGCACAAAGCCGTTTCTAGTCTATCATGTTTGAAAATGCCTAGAAATTATCTGTTTGTTAGAAATTGAAGTTCATGTGAGGTTTCAAACGAAGGTCTTTCTCTGCTACCAATACCATCCATCACCCACGCAAAAGGATCTGTCGGGAGAGTTAACAAGCGCAGtgaagatagatagatagatagtcAGATTAAACATACTTGACTTCTCATGGAAAACTCTTTTAGCTTGGCTTGAGAAAATTCATTTTGCTAGAAACGCATAGTTGACTTGGTGCTCTATGATTTTGACGGGGAGAGATGTTTTCCTTGTAACATTAGTGCAATGTACCAGATCTTGAACCTAGATGTACGTTAAAACTCACacacttttttatcaattactttacCATGAATCTAGCCAGAAAGTGTATGGTCTATCGAATCCTCTTTTATTAATTCCATggaatcactttttttttgtaactaaaactGTTATTGTCACGAATGTAGCACAGATTCGACCAACAAGCGCTCAAATAATTTATACCGACACAAGCAATCTCAGTCGATGACTAATGTTTGACAAGTCCAATAACCTTTTTTTTATTGCTTCTAATCTCCTCAAGTTCCACGGAATTTACATCACACCGGATTCAAGCAAAGAGGTTAATGCTACCACGTTGTCTGTCATTCATCTAACTGATCATTTAGCAAAGATGAGTAGATTGTCCGCAGAACATAAATGCATCAACTTAACTTGTTATAAGTGACTCAAACATTGCCAACTCTTTGCAAAATTCAATTATATGCATGAGTTAGAACATTCATTCATTGCAATAACTAACGAATGTAGCATACCGAATAAATCTCAAAACTACCATTTACTAAAAACCCAACAGCCTCAATAACGTCGATCTATATGACCAGAGAAACAAAAGACAGACTAATACTGATTAAGGATTTGTATACCATAGACAAAGATTGACACCGTGAACTACAGCTTCCCACTACAGCCTAGTATGACATGGAATGAATATAAGGAGCTTTGTAACTTGAGTCAAGCAGGCTTCCCTCTCTAAGGAAACGCAGGAAAGCATATCCCAGACCCATGGTGGCTGCTTCAGGGCAGCTCATGGACCCTTCCTGATATTATATGCGTCACATATTAGAATGCTACTTCATTCttctttaagaaaataaaataaaagtcaggaagaagaaagaagcacATACTTTCTCTTCCTACGATCAATCCCAGCAGAAACCATATTCCTTGTTTCATTCTTCGGAAGCATATTACTGTACTGCATCGGAGAAGGAGCTGGAGATGGAGCAGCAGGTGCAGACGGGGCAGGTGGCAGAGAAGCTGGCGGTTGTGGAGCTACAGGCTCAGGAAGAGGCCGTGGTAGAATGTGCTTCAGCCTGTTGTTTCTGTAGTTCTTCCAATAGTAAAACTGTTGCCTATGTGCCAACtcctaaaacaaaaaaaaaaaacaaattcaacatAAGAAAGGGACAAGAACATAAGGGTTAGAATATTAAACCGAacgttgataaaaaaaaaagaatactaaACCGAAGACAACAcataatcacagaaaaaaactAGCGAAACGTAAGGAGGATTTGTACTAGAGACCATGAACTCTTCCAGCCCCAAACCTACTCCAAAACACTGGTCTATACTACTCACTAACATGCTGGTGAAACATGTTTTGTCAATGAATCTTATTACATTCATTTACCTTGTTTGCAGGATGGGCCATAGCAGTTCTGAAGTTGGGGTTTTGAAGAAGTTCGAGGAAATAAAGGCAGTGTGGATACCTGTAAAAGATCATAAACAtaaagaacataaaaaaaacagacaAGACAAGCTTATTAACTCACATTATGAACTTGATGTACTCTGGTCGCTGCCAGTACTGAAGATACTTCAAGTATCCAATAAACGCTTCATCTTCAAAATAGCGATTCTGTGCCAGGTCTACGAAACACAACCCAAAAGCTCTTATCACTTAAAGCCCTAGAAcgaatcctaaactctataaaCTTACAGTGGATGTAAGTAGGATTAGCGAGACACTGAACGAACTCGAGTTCAAGTAAGAATCGTTGCCTTCCACCGTCGGGATCATTGTAAGTGTTCTTTGGCCTGTCTCAATCACAGAGATgcgaaattaaataaataggaATAAACCCCCGCAGAATTGAAGCGTATGAAAGAGGAAAATACACTCACGGGGATGGGGGTTCTGATGTATCATCCATCTCCTCTGGCGAAGACATGCGACGAGTAAGCGAGAGTGCGACGGTTACGGAGACGACTCGAGTCACCGGGAGATAACAGACGGAGACGGAGGCTTTTATGGTTCAGGAATTGAATATTTGGGTTATATTACCAAAGCTAAACCGGTTTGGAATCAGACCGGTGTAATCTAAACCGGTTGCATTTATTATTCATTGGTCACGCGTAAGTTTTGTACTTTTGGGTTGATGTGTTCATTGTTCATGTTAAGCCTGCAGGTTCGGTTACTTAGGTTTTCCGGGTCGGTTGGTTCGGAATTCGGTTGAAATGCCAATTTGAaccgatattttttttttggttcgatTCAATAGTTGTTGAATTTtggtttcaaaaatttctaccaAAGCTTTTGAattcagtttatttttttttttttgaattggctaaaagtttgaaaaaattagttaagtttGGCCAATTCGGTTAATTTTGCTATTTCGGTTTGAGATTTTGGTTAAGCTCGatataatttctaaaacaaataatttagaaaaccaaactaaccatAGTCGAACCAAAATTGTTTTACTTGCCGAATCAAACCGAACCTCGTAATCGAATTGAACCAGAAATCAAACTTTTTGGTTTGGCAGGTTCGGTATAAGCCTAGCCTAGTTCATGTTATCAATCTCTTTGCTCATATAAATCACCAACTGACGATGCTAAATTTGAAGACATATGGTATCTTTAATGCAACCACATCTTGCCACAATAGTTGTTTTAACTTTGAACTCTAGTTTTGAAATAGAATTTTGGGACTAGAAATCAATAAGGATTCTgcactctttcttcttcatgctAACTATGGACAATGTTTAAGAGTTTAAGAAAATGAGATTCTATTCAGGTTTTAGACAAGAGACAAGCTGAAATATATCTAAATGGCTCCAACTTTGTAATGGACCCgcgaaatgagagagagagctaCAACTTTTCCATATGtaccaaaaaaagttaaaacatacCAGTGTCATCAGACCCCGGACTCAAACTACGCAACTCCTAAATACAAAGTCATCAGGTTGTTTCCATGACGCAAGGCCTTTACCAGCTTTTCACCATAGCTTGTGAATCCC encodes:
- the LOC106380728 gene encoding uncharacterized protein LOC106380728, with the translated sequence MNDPSKLMNPPPQLPHPQRMNPVMMNQNPLLNQSQGLNHPIIGMMNQQPPVMMNNNQPLMMNPRSFNPNPSEYRNNFSSKTNRNNSNWKGKKMRDPIRRTYNPQIGGGYKPPPLNELQTQNRLKTKKFYPKKKYGNNNNNNNRYVPYAPRNTTSFIIRAKKSGGIADLVSPCPVTPAVLPTPMFSPSREVLGDMAKEEWGVDGYGSMKGLIRLRPDGHDDDDDDDEGGSSESDVEEHVEVERRLDHDLSRFEMIYPSCGGSDYNNVLENRVDDQDSHIAQLEEENLTLKERLFLMERELGDLRRRLQFLETRSVVGNEEVVENESGSDEGDDTGGSDARTSGDTKENHVGAEDVCMQEVAARDESAVKEVEGKEQGEKVVREVSGGQCEEADRVMVGMDQSKENEVGTAKVEDACENDSVGEQGIAI
- the LOC106379203 gene encoding mediator of RNA polymerase II transcription subunit 31 isoform X2; amino-acid sequence: MSSPEEMDDTSEPPSPPKNTYNDPDGGRQRFLLELEFVQCLANPTYIHYLAQNRYFEDEAFIGYLKYLQYWQRPEYIKFIMYPHCLYFLELLQNPNFRTAMAHPANKELAHRQQFYYWKNYRNNRLKHILPRPLPEPVAPQPPASLPPAPSAPAAPSPAPSPMQYSNMLPKNETRNMVSAGIDRRKRKKGP
- the LOC106379203 gene encoding mediator of RNA polymerase II transcription subunit 31 isoform X1; its protein translation is MSSPEEMDDTSEPPSPPKNTYNDPDGGRQRFLLELEFVQCLANPTYIHYLAQNRYFEDEAFIGYLKYLQYWQRPEYIKFIMYPHCLYFLELLQNPNFRTAMAHPANKELAHRQQFYYWKNYRNNRLKHILPRPLPEPVAPQPPASLPPAPSAPAAPSPAPSPMQYSNMLPKNETRNMVSAGIDRRKRKYVLLSSS
- the LOC106379203 gene encoding mediator of RNA polymerase II transcription subunit 31 isoform X3; translated protein: MSSPEEMDDTSEPPSPPKNTYNDPDGGRQRFLLELEFVQCLANPTYIHYLAQNRYFEDEAFIGYLKYLQYWQRPEYPHCLYFLELLQNPNFRTAMAHPANKELAHRQQFYYWKNYRNNRLKHILPRPLPEPVAPQPPASLPPAPSAPAAPSPAPSPMQYSNMLPKNETRNMVSAGIDRRKRKKGP